Genomic DNA from Fimbriimonas ginsengisoli Gsoil 348:
GAGGCGGTCGTCGTCCACGGCGTCGTTGTCCCAGCCGCCGGAGGGGAGGGTGAACATTAGGTAGGAAGGAACGTTGGAGATGCGGGGGTTCTTCCACCGGAGCAGTTCGCGTCCGTTGCAGTAGTAGACCGCTTCACCAGGCGTCCACAGGAGGCCGCAGATGATGAACCCGTCTTTGTCGGCTTCGACATACACCTTGTCCGACCCGATCGCCTTGTGAGCGGCTTCGTAGCCGTCGTAGTGCATCGCGATGTTGTAGCGGTGCGCTCCCCACCGGGTGAGGTGCTCCATAATGTCGAACTCCATCGCGCCGTTCCCGGTGTCGGACCGCTTCCACTGTTCGGGGCCTGCCTTCGAACCGCGGTCCGGCATCATCCAGAACGCGGGCCAAAGGCCGGGCGCCTTTGGCAGCTTCATGCGGGCTTCGAAGTAGCCGTAGCGTTGCGCCCATAGGCCATAGGTGTCGAGGTATCCAGCGGCGTAGGGGGTGGAATTTCGCTTTGGATCGTCGTTGTGGAAACCGGTTTGCTTCTCGTAGCGCACGCGCAACATTCCGTCCTTCACGATGACGTCGTCTTTGGACCAGTGGGTCTGCTTGTCGTAGTAGTTCTCGCCGGTGACCTTCCAAACGGAGGTGTCGAGCTTGTTCCCCTCAAACTCCTGGTTCAGTGTTTTAACCCACTCGCCGGGGACCGGCGGCCGCTTGCCGAGCCAAGCCGGGATCGCGGCGGGCTTCGCCACGGCGACGATTCGCGTCACCTGGATATGGGCGTCCTGACCGGATGGCACGATCGAGAATGCCACCGCACTCACCGCGTCGCTGGTGATGAGGTCCGACGGCGCACCGCCGGTCACGTCGATAGGGTGTCCGAACAGCGCCACGATCTCGGCCTCGGCTCCTGGATCCATCGATTTGGCGACCGTCCGCCATTCGCCCGCGCCACCGTTGGACTCGAGTCGGACGCGCGGCACGACAGGGACGCTCCCCGAGTTGCGGAGAGTTACGTGCACCTCGGTGTAGTCGCGCAGATCCCACCTTCCGGCCCGCGGTTTGATCCTGGCGATGGCGTCCGGCTTTCCAGCGGGGAAGGTCAGCCCGTTCTTGTCTCCGCTTTCGAAGGCGACGTTGGGCGAGGTCTTCAGGTCGAAGATCACTCCGGCCGTAGGCTTGGTGCGAAGGTCGTCGAGGGCAACGGGCGGGGTTTCGTGGGCCGGACCGGCGGCGACGATCGACTCGATTCGGAACGACCTTGCCGCGTCGGACTTGGTGGTGAAGATGAGCACGTTCGACACTTTGGAGGGGTCGAGTTTGTATCCCTTCTTCTGCCCGTATTGGTAGCCGAAAATCGTCCGCACCGTGCTGGCTTGCCCCGGTTCGAGGGTGATGCTCTCGGTGTTCCAAGGGTTGTCTTGCCAATTCCCGGCGTTATCGACCCGCAGGGCGAGTATGATCGGCTTTGCCCCGGTGTTGACCAGCCGGGCCTCGACATGCCCGAACCGGGAGAGGTCCCAAGCCCCGTTTGGGGGCGCGAAGCCGACGCCTGGGTAGTCGTTTTTACCGGGAGCGACGGTTACCTCGACCGCCGAACCGACCGGCTTGGCGGTAGTGTCATCCGAGGCCTTGAGCCGGGCTTCGGCAAGAAGCGACCGTTCGTTGCCTTGGCCGGTGAGTCCGAGCGAGAGAAATAGGGCGGAAACGATCAGGCAGCTTCGCATGACAATCGGTTCAGTATGGTCGCGACTGCTTTTCGAGGGATTGCTCTGGCATCACCACCTGGTTGCCCAATCAGGGGGTGGGACGGACTCGAAAGTGTTTGCGTTGAGATCGGCGATGAGGGTGGGTTCTCCATCCGGAAAGTCGCTCCACGCCCAAAGGCATCCCATCTCGCCAAAGACGATCCGGCCGCGCCGATCCACATCGATCCAATGAGGGTGTCCTCCTCGCGGCTTCCAACTCCGGCGTTCCACCCCAGAATCGTCGATCAGGCTCCACTGTTCGCTGTTGTACGAATGCTCCCGTCTGAGGAGCCCGCTGGGCACGCGCTTTTCAAGAATCCCTGTGACATTGGTTTTCGGCTTCGGCATCGCCTCCTCGATGTTTCGCAGCCAAGACTCGATTTCGTCAAAGGTTGAGGGGCGTTTCACGGCGCTCCAAAGCATCTGAGCCTTCTTTCTCCAGTCCGGATTGGTTTCGACGGTGACTTCTTTTCGCATCGTTTGCCAACCATGCCTCTCTAGCCGAAGGGTGAAAATCGGTTCATCCTCTGAAGGGGGCAGATCGAGTTGTCGTACCTTGAGTTCCTTCGCGGGCTTAACGGCTTCGTGCCAGCAATGTCGAAAGTCGTTGACGCCCACCTCTCGGTTGCCGAGCCAGATCCCGCCGCCATTCCAAGCTCCGCCCGTAAACCAAAGGGCGAGCGCGGTGAAATAAGGTGGGCGACTGATAGCCGTCCATCCCACGGTCATCCACTCGTCAGGCGTGGGAGCCTGATTCCTTTTCCGATGCCGATTTGAATAATTCGTTGCGGCAAGAACTAAGTAGCGCCCGTCCGGGCTGACGTCGCATCGTTTCGTATAGACCCTTCCGGTCAGCCACTGGCCAGGGGTTACGACATCCGTATTGAGGTCCCAGACCAGCATTTGGCACCACTTGGTGGGGCCGCGCCGAAAGATTACAGCCTGGTTGGCTTCCGTCGCGACGACGCCGTCGATTCTGCAAACCGGGGTCTTGGTCATGGAGGATTTTAGCGCGGGCCAAACTCACCAGTCGAAGAGCGTTGGCTGCGCCGCGTGTGGTTGTGGGTCGAGGAAGTTGCTGAGGCCGACGCCGGCGAGGCGGTAGGTGGTCGTTGGGTCCAGTTCGACCCGTTCCAAAAGGGCCAACGCGATGTCGATCAGCTCTTCGCCCGATGAAATGGAGGAGCCGGGGGTTTGGCTGCGGGTTAGGATTTTGAAGTCGCTGGTTTTGAGCTTAAGGACGACGGTTCGGGCGGGGCGGCCTTCTTCGACCGCCATATGCCACACGCGTTCGGCCAGGCGGATGAGGGTGGGGGTGGTGTCGCGCAGGAAGACGTCGGTGGCGAAGGTGTCTTCGGCGGAGATGGATTGGGTAGGGCGGTCGCTGACCACCTCGCTCTCGTCGTGGCCGCACGAGAGCTGATACAGCCGGCGGCCGGATCGGCCGAACTGCGATTCCATCAAGGGGAGCCCGTACGTCCGGATGTCTCCGACTAGCCGGAGCCCGAGCTGCTCCAGCCTCTCCTCGGTCACCTTTCCCACGCCGGGGAGCTTGCCGACCGGCAGCGGGGCCAAGAACCCGTCGATGTCCTCCGGACGGATTTCGAAAAGACCGTCCGGCTTGCGCCAATCGGAGGCGATCTTGCTGAGGAATTTGTTCGGCGCCACCCCTGCGGAAGCAGTCAGGCAGAGCTCCTCGCGGATCTCGGCTCGGATCGTTTGGGCGGCTTCTAGGCCGCTCTCCCTTCCCGTCACGTCGAGGTACGCCTCGTCGAGGGAAAGCGGCTCGATGCGTTCGGTGTGCCGCCGGAAGATCTCGCGGCAAGCTTGCGACACGGCGCGGTACCGGGTGAAGTCGGGTGGAATGAAGGTGGCCGAGGGGCACAGGCGCTCCGCCGTGACCGCGGGCATCGCCGACCGGATCCCGAACTTCCGCGCCTCGTAAGAGGCCGCGCATACCACCGAACGGTTCCCGCGCCAGGCGACGACGACCGGTTTGCCGCGCAGGCTCGGGTCGTCGCGCTGCTCCACCGACGCGTAGAACGCGTCCATGTCCACGTGAACGATCTCCCGGGCGCTCATACCGATTTACAGTATTCCGCAGTGAACATGATGGGGGACCTGTGCTGGGCGACTGCCTGGGCCGCGACTGAGCGCCCGGTGCGCGTCCCGTAAAACTGCCAGGCGAAAGTCTCCGCTTTATTGGGCGACGATTCCTCTTCAATCGACCCAGATCAGCATAGCGAAGGGCTGAAGCTATCTAGGAAGTAACGCGAGGTCGTCATATTTCTTGCCTCGAACGACCTCGCCATCTTTCGTAAAGAAGTGATGGCTGAAGGAATTCTCTCTGTCCCACTTTTTGGCGATCATTTCAAATTCTCCGTAGAGAGTTGGGTTCTGGGTTTCCAGTCGAGATGTCTCGATGTATGCGTAATATTTCCAATAGATCATTCGAACGGCTCGGTTCGCGAAGTCTCGGTACATCGCTTCGTCGAGAGCTTTGTGCACGATCGCGCAGCACGCTGCCTCGTATAAATTCAGCTTCGCCTTGACGGTCTCCCGAAGATGGCGGTCGTTAAGGATGAGCCGTACGGTTTCCGCGTCCAATTGGACGTGGTCTGTTGGATCGAAAACACCCTCCGCCGCTATCCGCTCCGCCTCTCTCACTGCGCGAAACTGATCGCCCATGAGAAAAGACATGGTGTTCTGACCCCTAGCCGTCTTCGCGGCGCTTCGAATCTGGAGGTAGATGAAAAGGAGGCCGAAAGTAGTGGCCAATACGCCCCCAACGGCAGCTATGGTCTGGATTGATCTCGCAGTTTCTTCGTTCATGGAATAAGTACTCGCCTTAAGTATGGGCGTTGCAATGCCACAGTGGCTGGTCGTCTCTTGGCAGGACTGGTAAAGAATTGCACTGAGTAGCCACAACTCCCGATCTCACGGTGCCGAAAATGGCAATATTCGATCCGATAATTATAGGAAGATGTCGACACGCTGTGCAATCGCATGAGCAGAGGAGCAAACTTAGTCGATCCGGTTGATCTCGCTTTCAACGGTTATCGTTGTGGTTCCGCAAGCCCGATATACCTTAGCTGGATCCCGGCATTTGGATTGCTCTTCAGCAGTATGCTGAGGGCGGTTCTATCGGCTTCCGAGTTGTTGATCATTACCGCGTAGGTTCCATCGGTATCCGTGTGCGTTGTAAGAGCTATCTCTTGACCATGCATGAAGGCGCTACATCGCATATTGATGTACTGGCCGACATAGGTAACGCCCTTGAAGACCACCTTCTTTATATCTTCGGGGGAGACATTTACAACGGATACATGAAAGACCGGGTCTTTGTGAGTGCCATTAAACCTAGCACCGCTAAATGGAGCCGTCACCTGACCCAAGGCGTCAGCCTCGTTCAACCGAAGAGTAATAGTGTCTCCGTCCCATGTTCCATTGCCGATGGTTGCATCGATTCTCCCAGGTAGGCTACTCGGCATACTGTCAATGATCGCTCTTAGCCGGTCGACCTCCTTTGAGAAGGCATCGCGTTCGCCATGAAACTTGTCGGCTGAAGCGGATTCAGCCTTAAGTTGTTGTTGTAGATTGCGTACCTCCGATTGAAAACTTACTAGTTCGCGTTCCTTCTTTTCCGACTCTAGGCGGTTGTTTCTTGCGACTACGTATCCGCAATAGGCGCTCCCAATTAGAAAGAAAAGCAGGATCCACCCAACGGTGTTAAGCCTCTCGGTTATCCCATCGTTGTGAACCTTCGAAAAAAGACTAAGAATTCCTATTGCGAGTGTAACGATGATTACTACAAACTCAGTCTGCATTTCCTATTCTCCGTAGTAGTCAATTCCGTAAGTCGACTGTCATTCGTCGTACCAAGGCATGCCCTCAGGGCGGTTTGGGAAGCAAAGGTCTTCCCGCAGACCTAAATCTGGCCCCGTCGCCTTTTCCGTTGCGCGTATTATAGGGGAAAAGAACTCAGAATTAGTAAAGTACGGTGAAAAAGTTGGATCATCGCCGCCCTGCAGACTCCGGTTGGATACTTACTACTGGCTTGGTTCCAGAGCCATTTCCAGTACTCCAAAGCAAGAGACGTGCGCCGAATCCGTCTAGCGCTTTCCGAATGAGAAGTGACTGTGGGACTGTTACACCTGGGCTTGCGAGTCCGGGGGACATCGGCTGGGAAGAAGTTCGACCCGACGAGCCCTCTTTCGGTGATGCGGAAGCCGTCAATGCCAGAAAGTCATGGCAAGGAAATGGCCTCGCGACGAAAACGACGTAGTGGTCTTTGCCCAAGATCTCGATCTTCTCGGCCGCAAGCACCAGGCGCTCGAGATCATCGAAAATGTCGTACGTCGTCACAAAACGAAAGACGATACCGGCAACCGGGCTCAGGCCTTGCTCGCCTACCTCAAGAAGGGCGGCAGCACAAGCGTATGATTCTGGACTTTGGCGGTAACTGGTGCGGCGATTGCCGCGTGCTCGATAAGTACTACCATTTGGAGCCGAACGCCTCGCTGCTGAAGGCGAACTTCATCCTCGTTGAAGTGAATATCGGCCGCTTCGATAAGAACAAAGACATCGCGGAGCAATACGGCGTCCCGCTCGAGAAGGGAGTCCCCGCCCTCGCCGTGCTCGACGCAACCGGGCACCCGCTATTCAGCCAAAAGAAGGGGGAATTCGAATCGATGCGCTCGCTGAGTCCGGCGACGCTGACCGATTTTCTGAAGCGCTGGAAGCGATAACGCTACTCCGACTCCACGACACGAGCAAGGGATCTCCCCCTGCCGGAAAATAGCTCATGGTTGACCGTCAGTCACTTTGCTGGGATACGGATGCGGCGCACCGTACGTTCCAGTTTCTCGAGTTGCCGAGTTAGCTCATCCTTAGTGCACTCCATCACCGCGTAGAGCTCAGGTGCAAGGACCGGCACCATTCGCTTCATTCTGACGACCTCTTTGCGGGCGACCGGCATCAAGCGCAGAGCTTCTTCCTTCGTAAACCTGCAGGTAGCTGCCTTGGAGTACGGGAAGTCTCCTTCAGCGGATGGCGTCGCCGAAGCGGTAGAAGCTAGCTGCGATACGTTGCCTAGGAACATTTTCCACAGCATCGAATAGGATGCAGGATTCCTTTTTCCTTCACTGACTAGAATAAATTCCATGCCACCACAGGGAAATAGGCCAACCTTCCAAAGGTGGATCAACTGTTGTGATATCCATTTATCCTGCTGGGCCGACAGCCTCCGCAGGTTGTGGTCGGGCACGGGAGCGGTTTGGTTGGAGGCAGCAATAATGGCAATAATCGGCAGAATGTTCATTGAGCTAACTCCAAGTGATCTCGATTTGGTCGAAGGAAATCGCGTATGCACAGGACGTTCACCCCTTCAACCTGGGATGGCCGCCAGAGAACCGCACGATACGGGGGGATCGCTATACGGAGCTTCAAAGCTAGCTAGGCCCGATCCAGTGCTCTCGGTCCCCAGCGTATGCGAGACAAGCGAGCATCCCGTCCCGAGTCAGTTGCGGAAAGTCACCCAGAATCACTTCGATCGCCATTCCACCCGCAAGGTAATCCAAGACATCGAACACGCTGATCCTCGTTCCCTTCACGCACGGCTTTGCCGACCTAATTTGCGGATCAATGCCGATATAAAGGGCCGGTAGTCCATGCCGGGATTATACGACGACGACGATTATGGCATCGGCTTTCGTCGGCGTTGCGCCCAGATCAGCCCTGGCTTTCTGCGACTTGTCCGAGGTCGGGAGAGGGGATTCCGGAAGAGTACAGCAGGCGCAGGTACGAGCCAACCTGCGGCTACACGGCTTCGCCGTAAGACTCCTAGAACTGGTCAGCTTTCAGGCCTGTATCCACGGGCACAAACCATCCCGCGGCTACAGGTCGGCTGGCAAGAAGGCTCTGCGACCAGTTCCAAGTCGGAGCTACCCGGGGTCTTCGACCATCGGGCTAATTTCTGTGATCCCTGCGGGATCGGGAGGGTTGGTTGCAGGTCTCTTCATCTTTATGGCGGTCCCGTGGTGACTCCGCCGGTCTGAAATTGGATTTTGTAGAATTGACCTAATCCCTTCGTGGACGTCGCCGACTTCGTCACTAACTCATTCAGCGAGGTCACCGGCTGCTCCGACTGCAAACTTGTATAGTTTGGCTGGGCCATATAGATCATCGCAAGCGGCTGGACGTTGCGAATCGAAATCGACACTTTGCCGGTCGTTTGGTCGACGACCCCGAGATAGTAAGTGAAGTGGGTATCGGTACGCGTTGGCGTCGAATCGACGGCGATCGTGCTCGGACTGCTATTTGGGAATTTGATTGAGAACTGAACGCTCGATCTGGTCGCCGCGGCAGAATTTGCTTTGACCGTGTGGAAGACGAGCGTCGAGCCCGGCAGGTCAGAGCGCGTGAGGCGGATCGTTCCGTCCGATTGGTAGGATCCGGACAGGCTTATCTTCACTCCGCCGTCCGTAAGAATATCGGCCGTTACCGAGTTACCGGCACGGGTGCCGGAGAACAGTCCGGAAACGTCTTCGGCCGCATTGTCGTCCGACGCCTCATTAAACGAACCGGACCACTCGCCCCCACTCGTTTCGGCGAGCACGAGATCCATCTGGGCGCCGTCGGGAAGTTGTGCCGAGTAAACGGTAAAAGGATCGGCCAGCCCTGGCAAATCGCCACCCGATTCGCGGCTTCCTCCACAACCTAACAAAGGCGCCACCAATCCAATGGCAAACATCTTCGTGAATTTACGCATCTCTTCCCGAGGATAGCCGACGGGAGACGGCGACCCGCGCCATGCGGCCGGGCCACTCCGAACTGAATCCGCTAGTATGGACCGATGCAAAAGTCAGGTTACGTATTAGCACTGGGTTTCTCCTTGTTGGCCGTTCACGGTTGTGGGGGTTCGAACTCCTCATCCGGGGAGGGAAAAACCGGTGGACTTGCGATGTCGGAATTCACCGCCACGCTTCCTGACGGCTCGCCCATGGAAATCGAGGTTCTGGACAACGAAAACGGCGTTTGGGCTGGCGAGTTCGCCGTCGCCGCCGAGACCGGGCCTTACGCCCACCAAATCGGATCGTTCGAGGGAAGAATCTCCGGGAACACTTTGACCGCAACGTGCGAGCTTGCGGATGGTTCGGAGTTCACGATGACAGGAACGGCGGACGGCAATAAGAGCCTGAAGCTCACCCGATCGGACATCCCCGGTACCGTCCTGAACTTTGTGCCGGTAATGCCGTTGGAAGCGGCGGTGACGTCTCGCGCCGACGTTTCGTTTATGCTCACCACCGGCGGCACCAACGGCCGCATCGTGATTAGCAACTCTCCCTACTCTGTCCAGGCCGGCGGCACGATGACCGAATATCGGGGCGCCTGGCAAGGCATGGCGGTCACTTTCTGGTCCTACTCCAGCGGCTATGCAAGCTGCGTCATCTACGTTGACCCAATGTGCATCATCACCGCCAACTTCAACTCGCTCAAGCTTAGCGATTTCTCAACCGCCAATCAGACTGGCTCGGGACTCATGACGATGTACAGTTCGGTTGTTCGAGCCCAAGTCAAAGTAAAGTTCACCCCCATCGCCACTCCATAAGATCCTTGGGAATGCGCGAGCTAGCTCAGTGTAGCGAGGTGGGGCTCAATCTCGAGGGAGAGTCAATTGCTCCAGGAACGGCCAGAGAAAAGCGCCATGAAGGCGCTTTTCTGGGCTCGAAGCGAAGCCAACGGACTCTAACGATCTTCGTCGACGGCGGCGCCTACCCGCCGATGGCGTTGTGGCCGAACCAGTCGCCGGTAACCTTTGTGCCGTTCTTGACTCCCACGAGGGTCCCGTTGGTAACCACCGACTGGTTGGTAGATAAGGCAAAATTCCCCTGCGCGGTGTAGGAGGTCCCCCCTCCACTGCCGGTGAACTTGAACGATCCGTTCGAGTAAACGTTCCCGGTCAAATCAACCGTGCTCGCGCCACCATCGATCAGGAGAGTGCCCGTGAACGAGCCGTTAGCGGCGACATCGCCGCTCCAATCATTCCCAGCGGCGCCTTGCTTATATCCTCCCTCGTAGTGGTTTGCATACACCGTCACATCAGGCGAATTGAGGAATGGGGCATTGTAAGGAACTGAGATCGACCCGGCAATGGTGCCCTGCGCCGTTCGACCAAGCCCGGTTCCCTTGAGAGTTCCGTTGACCGTGACCTGTTTGTTATTTGCTCCATTAGCGGTAATGAAGAAGCCACCGACGTGGTTCGCGATGCCGGTTCCGACAAAGGTGCCCTGGATGCTATCGACGATCGTGATCGTGATCAGCCCGTTAGTCGCAACGGCAATCGTCATGGCTCCCGTCGACCGCGTGTATGCGGCCGAGTAGGTACCCGCGAACGCCGAGTAGTCGACACTGGCGGTCTGCCCGGAGGAGCCTCCGCAGCCATAGAGCGCCCCGAC
This window encodes:
- a CDS encoding glycoside hydrolase family 16 protein, with the protein product MRSCLIVSALFLSLGLTGQGNERSLLAEARLKASDDTTAKPVGSAVEVTVAPGKNDYPGVGFAPPNGAWDLSRFGHVEARLVNTGAKPIILALRVDNAGNWQDNPWNTESITLEPGQASTVRTIFGYQYGQKKGYKLDPSKVSNVLIFTTKSDAARSFRIESIVAAGPAHETPPVALDDLRTKPTAGVIFDLKTSPNVAFESGDKNGLTFPAGKPDAIARIKPRAGRWDLRDYTEVHVTLRNSGSVPVVPRVRLESNGGAGEWRTVAKSMDPGAEAEIVALFGHPIDVTGGAPSDLITSDAVSAVAFSIVPSGQDAHIQVTRIVAVAKPAAIPAWLGKRPPVPGEWVKTLNQEFEGNKLDTSVWKVTGENYYDKQTHWSKDDVIVKDGMLRVRYEKQTGFHNDDPKRNSTPYAAGYLDTYGLWAQRYGYFEARMKLPKAPGLWPAFWMMPDRGSKAGPEQWKRSDTGNGAMEFDIMEHLTRWGAHRYNIAMHYDGYEAAHKAIGSDKVYVEADKDGFIICGLLWTPGEAVYYCNGRELLRWKNPRISNVPSYLMFTLPSGGWDNDAVDDDRLPADLIVDYVRVWQRKDLASPGDGKRIDP
- the dinB gene encoding DNA polymerase IV → MSAREIVHVDMDAFYASVEQRDDPSLRGKPVVVAWRGNRSVVCAASYEARKFGIRSAMPAVTAERLCPSATFIPPDFTRYRAVSQACREIFRRHTERIEPLSLDEAYLDVTGRESGLEAAQTIRAEIREELCLTASAGVAPNKFLSKIASDWRKPDGLFEIRPEDIDGFLAPLPVGKLPGVGKVTEERLEQLGLRLVGDIRTYGLPLMESQFGRSGRRLYQLSCGHDESEVVSDRPTQSISAEDTFATDVFLRDTTPTLIRLAERVWHMAVEEGRPARTVVLKLKTSDFKILTRSQTPGSSISSGEELIDIALALLERVELDPTTTYRLAGVGLSNFLDPQPHAAQPTLFDW
- a CDS encoding DUF4760 domain-containing protein, with amino-acid sequence MNEETARSIQTIAAVGGVLATTFGLLFIYLQIRSAAKTARGQNTMSFLMGDQFRAVREAERIAAEGVFDPTDHVQLDAETVRLILNDRHLRETVKAKLNLYEAACCAIVHKALDEAMYRDFANRAVRMIYWKYYAYIETSRLETQNPTLYGEFEMIAKKWDRENSFSHHFFTKDGEVVRGKKYDDLALLPR
- a CDS encoding thioredoxin family protein, which codes for MILDFGGNWCGDCRVLDKYYHLEPNASLLKANFILVEVNIGRFDKNKDIAEQYGVPLEKGVPALAVLDATGHPLFSQKKGEFESMRSLSPATLTDFLKRWKR
- a CDS encoding DUF433 domain-containing protein, translated to MKGTRISVFDVLDYLAGGMAIEVILGDFPQLTRDGMLACLAYAGDREHWIGPS